A genome region from Candidatus Hydrogenedentota bacterium includes the following:
- a CDS encoding aspartate 1-decarboxylase, giving the protein MLLTMFKNKVHRATITQADLNYTGSLTLDRTLMDAAGMLPYEQVHVLNINTGARFETYLIEGAPGSGVVCLNGAAARLGAPGDLVIVLTYGQMTPEEAKTHQPTVVLVDAANRITSVTRGVKAE; this is encoded by the coding sequence ATGCTGCTGACGATGTTCAAGAACAAGGTGCACCGCGCCACCATCACCCAGGCCGACCTGAACTACACGGGAAGCCTGACGCTTGACCGCACCCTGATGGACGCGGCGGGCATGCTGCCCTACGAGCAGGTGCATGTGCTCAACATCAACACGGGCGCGCGCTTTGAAACGTATCTCATCGAGGGGGCGCCCGGCAGCGGCGTGGTCTGCCTGAACGGCGCCGCCGCCCGCCTCGGCGCGCCCGGCGACCTGGTCATCGTGCTCACCTACGGGCAGATGACGCCGGAGGAGGCGAAGACACACCAGCCCACGGTGGTGCTGGTGGACGCGGCCAACCGGATCACCTCCGTGACACGGGGTGTCAAGGCGGAGTAG